The Acutalibacter muris genomic sequence ATATAGTCCGGCAGCATGGTGGCCGCCACGCAGGACAGAAGGAAGAAATAGTATGCCAGCACCTCCCCGGTCCCGGTGAGCTTGGGCACGATGAAGACGGTCAGCACCACGGCGGAGATTAGGGTAAAGATGACCTTCGCCGCCACAACGCAGGAGAGTATCCGGGAGAGCTCCTGCTTATCCTCTCGCCTTGCCGAAATCTTGGCCGTGGCCGAGAGCAGAAAGCCGAAGTCCAAAAATATGAGGAAGAAGTTGGCCGTGTACTGGGCCGCGCCCAAAAGCCCCACCAGCTCCACCCCCAGCACACGCATCTTGTACCCCTGGGTCAGCATACCCAGGGCCATGTTGGAGAACTGCAATATATACAGCATTACCGTGTTCTCCAGCAGGCTGTGGCGCTGGCGGGACCGCCATTTTTCTCTGAGGTTCAATGCTTTCACACCTTCTTTGATTGGAAGTTTACCCCTTCAGCTTGAAGATCAAGTGCAGAAGAGATATCATGCGCCGCTCCAAAAGCTTTAGGGCAATACGCTGGTTGCGGGTAAAGCGGTCCAGGTATATGTCCTCCTGATAGTCGGGAAACTCCCTTTTAACGTACTGGTAAAATTCCCCGATAAGCGGGTGCCGCCGGTCCTGGCGGAGCACCCGGACCGAGGCAGTCAGGTACACGTGGGACACCGCCAGGTGCATAAGCTCCTTGCGGTACTCCTCAAAAAGCCCGTGCTCCCTGTACCAGGAGAGCACATCCTCAAAGGCGTCGATTATCTCCCGGTTGCGAGACAGGTTCACATTGTTCATTATGGAGCCGCTGCGCTGGAAATAGTTATAGCCCACATAATCAATATAGACCACCGAGCTGCAGCCGGGCAGGAGTTTCGTGGTGGTGCGGAGGTCCTCATACCAGACCTTCGGGGGATAGCGCACGCCGGTCCTTTTAAACAGCTCCGTCTTATAAAGCTTATTGCAGGCGCTGGGGGCGATTATCAGCAGGTCCTTTTGCTTTTTGGGGTCCAGGGGGACGTTCCCGGGAAGGGCCTCGTGGAACTCCGCCAGGG encodes the following:
- a CDS encoding glycosyltransferase family 2 protein; protein product: MPKVTVAVPVYNVEKYLEKCAGSILSQTERDLELLFIDDGSTDGSGALCDKLCERDPRVRVIHQENRGLGGARNTGIENARGQWIIFPDSDDWLEPETVERALKAAEDTEADMAVFAFRSVEENGNTLAEFHEALPGNVPLDPKKQKDLLIIAPSACNKLYKTELFKRTGVRYPPKVWYEDLRTTTKLLPGCSSVVYIDYVGYNYFQRSGSIMNNVNLSRNREIIDAFEDVLSWYREHGLFEEYRKELMHLAVSHVYLTASVRVLRQDRRHPLIGEFYQYVKREFPDYQEDIYLDRFTRNQRIALKLLERRMISLLHLIFKLKG